In Bacillus cytotoxicus NVH 391-98, the following are encoded in one genomic region:
- the fumC gene encoding class II fumarate hydratase — MEYRIERDTLGEMKVPADKLWAAQTQRSKENFPIGTERMPLEIVKAFAILKKSAAISNQKLGKLAEEKAEAIVQAADEIMEGKWNEHFPLVVWQTGSGTQSNMNVNEVIANRGNQILKEKGIDVHIHPNDDVNMSQSSNDTFPTALHVACVMAVEEHVLPAIAKLKGTLAEKVTAFQHIIKIGRTHLQDATPLTLGQEISGWHRMLEKTERMIAESNTYMKELAIGGTAVGTGINAHPKFGEMVAAEISQFTGKQFVSAPNKFHALTSHDEVVFAHGALKALAADLMKIANDVRWLASGPRSGLGEIIIPANEPGSSIMPGKVNPTQSEAITMVAAQVMGNDATIGFAASQGNFELNVFKPVIAYNFLQSAHLLADAMVSFNDKCAVGIEANEEVIKQNVNRSLMLVTALNPHIGYENAAKIAKHAHKEGLTLKEAALQSGLLTEEQFDEIVDPEKMIAPKE; from the coding sequence ATGGAGTATAGAATTGAAAGAGATACATTAGGAGAAATGAAGGTTCCAGCTGACAAATTATGGGCAGCCCAAACGCAGCGTAGTAAAGAGAACTTTCCGATTGGCACTGAGCGTATGCCACTTGAAATTGTAAAGGCGTTTGCTATTTTAAAGAAAAGTGCTGCGATTAGTAATCAAAAATTAGGAAAATTAGCTGAAGAAAAAGCAGAAGCGATTGTACAAGCAGCTGATGAAATTATGGAAGGGAAATGGAATGAACACTTCCCTCTTGTTGTATGGCAAACAGGTAGTGGTACACAATCAAATATGAATGTGAATGAAGTGATTGCGAATCGCGGGAATCAAATTTTGAAAGAAAAAGGGATTGATGTACATATTCATCCAAATGACGATGTAAATATGTCTCAAAGTTCAAATGATACATTTCCAACAGCTCTTCATGTAGCTTGCGTAATGGCAGTGGAAGAGCATGTATTACCAGCTATTGCGAAGTTAAAAGGTACATTAGCAGAAAAGGTAACCGCTTTTCAACATATTATTAAAATTGGTCGTACACATTTGCAAGATGCTACGCCGCTTACATTAGGACAAGAAATTAGTGGATGGCATCGTATGCTTGAAAAAACGGAGCGCATGATTGCAGAGAGTAATACATATATGAAAGAGTTAGCAATTGGTGGTACTGCAGTGGGAACAGGGATTAATGCTCATCCTAAATTCGGTGAGATGGTAGCGGCAGAAATTAGCCAATTTACAGGCAAACAGTTCGTTTCTGCGCCGAACAAGTTCCATGCGTTAACAAGTCATGATGAAGTTGTATTTGCACATGGTGCACTAAAAGCATTAGCTGCTGATTTAATGAAGATTGCAAACGATGTGCGCTGGCTTGCAAGTGGTCCGCGCAGTGGTCTTGGCGAAATTATTATTCCAGCAAATGAACCGGGTAGCTCTATTATGCCGGGTAAGGTAAACCCAACACAAAGTGAAGCTATAACAATGGTAGCAGCACAAGTAATGGGAAATGATGCAACAATTGGATTTGCGGCTAGCCAAGGGAACTTTGAGTTAAATGTATTTAAACCGGTTATTGCCTATAATTTCTTACAATCTGCTCACTTATTAGCGGATGCCATGGTTTCATTCAATGATAAATGTGCAGTTGGTATTGAAGCGAACGAAGAAGTAATTAAGCAAAATGTGAATCGTTCTTTAATGCTTGTAACAGCATTAAATCCGCATATTGGATATGAAAATGCAGCAAAAATTGCAAAGCACGCACATAAAGAGGGATTAACTTTAAAAGAAGCAGCATTACAGTCAGGATTATTAACAGAAGAACAATTTGACGAAATTGTTGATCCGGAGAAAATGATTGCTCCGAAAGAATAA
- a CDS encoding DEAD/DEAH box helicase, translated as MVNKTMIKRLCGEAAYKKGETYYRENRVHITNYHVESNGYEATVKGTEDFYVVIEKANHGNVVGTCTCPSLASIPLYCQHIAAVLFSINHFQQEQSLEINQKSSSIYTEDERLANGMLHLFDQKPLRPKSKQHRFDTREVLDVEFICVPVSLKSGGAVLGIQLRLKKQYFIHKIREFLHQVERREAFTCTNDFTYIPEEHSFEQETDTIIQRLIQIYQNEKMYVESLQIHSEQDESMIFIPPASWEEMLTLLSKASFVSFIQDEQVHNGFHISGGLLPLTFAFHKGENSGYMLKIAGLQKVDVMSAYGYALLEGKLYSLTVEDCNRLIALKKMMNQSIRNQFHIPSDKIEPFIQKVVPGLMKIGTVRMDEVVSERFEMPSLKAKLFLDRVKNRLLAGLEFQYGNVVINPLEEGQPTVLNRDEKKEREILRIMDESAFAKTEGGYFMHNEEAEYHFLYHVVPRLKKLLTVYATTAIQLRIVKGGSAPLVRVRRKERIDWLSFRFDIKGIPEAEIKGVLAALEEKRKYYRLANGSLLSLESKEFNEVNQFVKESGIRKDFLQGKEVNVPLVRSIKWLSSLQEGNILNMDQSVQDLIENIQNPRNLKFPIPEGITTVLREYQKYGFAWMKMLAHYRFGGILADDMGLGKTLQSIAYIVSVLPEIRKKKLPVLVVAPSSLVYNWLHEIRKFAPHIRAMIVDGKQIERQNSLRNITNFDVVITSYPLLRRDVRLYSEPFHTLFLDEAQAFKNHTTQTAKAVKTIQAEYRFGLTGTPVENSLEELWSIFYVVFPELLPGKKEFGDLRREDIAKRVKPFVLRRLKEDVLNELPDKIEHLQSSELLPDQKRLYAAYLAKLREETLKHLDKDTLRKNKIRILAGLTRLRQICCHPALFVDDYKGSSAKFEQLLEILEECRSTGKRILIFSQFTKMLSIIGRELNRQAIPYFYLDGNTPSQERVELCNRFNEGEGDLFLISLKAGGTGLNLTGADTVILYDLWWNPSVEQQAADRAYRMGQKNTVQVIKLVARGTIEEKIHELQESKKNLIAEVIEPGEEKLFSITEEEIRDILMI; from the coding sequence ATGGTAAATAAAACAATGATTAAACGGTTATGTGGAGAAGCTGCATATAAAAAAGGTGAAACGTATTATCGAGAAAATCGGGTACATATTACAAATTATCATGTTGAGAGCAATGGTTATGAGGCAACTGTGAAAGGGACGGAAGATTTTTATGTTGTGATAGAAAAAGCGAATCATGGTAATGTTGTTGGAACGTGTACATGTCCTTCACTTGCGTCTATCCCATTATACTGTCAGCATATTGCAGCTGTATTATTCTCCATCAATCATTTTCAACAAGAGCAATCGCTTGAGATAAATCAAAAATCAAGTTCTATATATACTGAAGATGAGCGATTGGCAAATGGTATGTTGCACCTATTTGACCAAAAGCCGCTACGTCCAAAGAGTAAGCAGCATCGTTTCGATACACGTGAAGTATTAGATGTGGAATTCATTTGTGTGCCGGTATCTTTGAAAAGCGGCGGAGCGGTATTAGGTATCCAATTACGGTTAAAGAAACAATACTTTATACATAAGATTAGAGAATTTCTACATCAGGTCGAGCGAAGAGAAGCTTTTACATGTACAAATGATTTTACTTACATACCAGAAGAACATAGTTTCGAACAAGAAACAGATACAATTATTCAGCGACTTATTCAAATTTATCAAAATGAGAAAATGTACGTAGAATCGTTGCAAATACATTCTGAACAAGATGAAAGTATGATTTTTATTCCGCCCGCTTCTTGGGAGGAGATGCTTACTTTGCTTTCTAAAGCTTCTTTTGTGAGTTTTATACAAGATGAGCAAGTACACAATGGATTTCATATTTCAGGGGGATTGTTACCTTTAACGTTTGCATTTCATAAGGGAGAAAACAGCGGTTATATGTTGAAAATTGCTGGCTTGCAAAAGGTGGACGTGATGAGTGCGTATGGGTATGCTCTTTTAGAAGGAAAGCTATATTCTTTAACGGTAGAGGATTGTAATAGGCTTATTGCCTTAAAAAAGATGATGAACCAGTCCATACGTAATCAATTTCATATTCCAAGTGATAAAATAGAGCCGTTTATCCAAAAGGTTGTACCAGGGTTAATGAAGATTGGGACAGTTCGGATGGATGAAGTAGTATCAGAAAGGTTTGAAATGCCTTCTTTAAAAGCAAAACTATTTTTAGATCGAGTGAAAAATCGCTTATTAGCAGGGCTTGAATTTCAATATGGGAACGTTGTAATCAATCCGCTAGAAGAGGGGCAACCGACTGTTTTAAATCGAGATGAGAAGAAAGAGCGGGAAATATTGCGGATTATGGATGAAAGTGCCTTTGCGAAAACGGAAGGCGGCTATTTTATGCACAATGAGGAAGCGGAATATCATTTCTTATATCATGTTGTTCCAAGGTTAAAAAAGTTGCTTACTGTTTACGCGACGACAGCGATTCAGTTGCGGATTGTAAAAGGGGGCAGTGCCCCTCTTGTACGAGTACGGCGAAAAGAGCGAATAGATTGGTTATCATTTCGATTTGATATAAAAGGAATTCCAGAAGCTGAAATTAAAGGAGTGCTGGCAGCGCTGGAAGAGAAGCGAAAATATTACCGATTGGCGAATGGATCCTTGTTATCACTTGAAAGTAAAGAATTTAACGAGGTCAACCAATTTGTAAAAGAATCAGGTATTCGAAAAGATTTTTTACAAGGAAAAGAAGTGAATGTACCGCTTGTGCGTAGTATAAAATGGCTAAGCTCACTTCAAGAAGGAAACATTTTAAATATGGACCAATCTGTTCAAGATTTGATAGAAAATATTCAAAATCCTAGAAATCTTAAATTTCCTATACCAGAGGGAATAACGACAGTACTTAGAGAGTATCAAAAGTATGGATTTGCATGGATGAAGATGTTAGCACATTATCGCTTTGGCGGTATATTAGCAGATGATATGGGACTTGGCAAAACGCTTCAAAGTATTGCGTACATTGTCTCCGTTTTGCCTGAAATTCGGAAAAAAAAGCTGCCTGTCTTAGTTGTGGCACCGTCTTCGTTAGTGTATAACTGGCTTCATGAAATTCGAAAATTTGCTCCTCATATACGAGCAATGATTGTAGATGGGAAGCAAATAGAGCGCCAGAATAGTTTAAGGAATATAACGAATTTCGATGTGGTGATTACATCGTATCCTTTATTACGACGAGATGTGAGGCTGTATTCAGAGCCATTTCATACATTATTTTTAGATGAGGCGCAGGCATTTAAAAATCATACGACGCAAACTGCAAAAGCGGTGAAAACAATTCAGGCTGAGTACCGTTTTGGATTAACGGGAACACCTGTAGAAAATTCATTAGAAGAGCTATGGTCGATTTTTTATGTCGTTTTTCCAGAACTACTACCAGGAAAAAAAGAGTTCGGCGATTTAAGACGTGAAGATATAGCGAAGCGAGTGAAACCATTTGTATTAAGAAGGCTAAAAGAAGACGTATTAAATGAGTTGCCAGATAAAATAGAACACTTACAATCATCGGAGTTATTACCAGATCAAAAGCGACTTTATGCAGCGTATTTAGCAAAGTTAAGAGAAGAAACGTTAAAGCATTTAGATAAAGATACGTTACGTAAAAATAAAATTAGAATTTTAGCTGGTTTAACGAGATTGCGACAAATTTGTTGTCATCCCGCTTTATTTGTTGATGATTACAAGGGGAGTTCAGCTAAATTTGAACAATTGTTAGAAATTTTAGAGGAATGTAGAAGTACAGGGAAGCGTATTTTAATTTTTTCTCAATTTACGAAGATGCTTTCTATTATTGGTCGTGAGCTAAATCGTCAAGCCATTCCATACTTTTATTTAGACGGGAATACACCATCACAAGAGCGTGTAGAGCTATGCAATCGGTTTAATGAAGGAGAAGGAGATCTATTTCTTATTTCTTTAAAAGCTGGTGGTACTGGTCTCAATTTAACTGGTGCAGATACGGTAATATTATACGATTTATGGTGGAATCCATCAGTTGAGCAACAAGCGGCGGATAGGGCGTACCGAATGGGGCAAAAAAATACAGTACAAGTGATTAAGTTAGTAGCCCGCGGAACAATTGAAGAAAAGATACATGAACTTCAAGAGAGTAAGAAAAATTTAATTGCTGAAGTGATTGAACCGGGGGAAGAGAAATTATTTTCTATTACGGAGGAAGAAATTCGGGATATACTTATGATTTAA
- a CDS encoding PH domain-containing protein: MKFKVKQNPIHIILFSTIAIAFIILFFLEDSHSLLNTFMLGMTLYNIISFFRSTYKFTSSSLIIHCGFVRTEILYEDIRHIKYYGKPLHSEKWTRQRLEFAYGLFDTLTACVPQNENEFLSELKSKCPNVKILDRHVN; encoded by the coding sequence TTGAAATTTAAAGTGAAACAAAATCCGATTCATATTATTTTATTCTCTACGATTGCAATCGCTTTCATCATTCTTTTCTTTCTAGAAGATAGTCATTCACTTCTTAATACCTTTATGCTCGGAATGACCTTATATAATATAATTTCTTTCTTTCGGTCTACTTACAAATTCACTTCTTCCTCTCTCATTATTCATTGCGGTTTTGTAAGAACAGAAATTTTGTATGAAGACATTCGCCATATAAAATACTATGGTAAACCGCTCCATTCAGAGAAATGGACAAGACAACGACTTGAATTTGCATATGGACTATTTGATACTTTAACAGCTTGTGTACCGCAAAATGAAAACGAATTTCTTTCCGAATTAAAAAGCAAATGTCCAAATGTAAAAATATTAGATAGACACGTAAATTAA
- a CDS encoding DUF445 domain-containing protein — protein sequence MSLQSKYIAGISLGVMGIGFVATIPFQHVVAGEIMQGGFEAGLVGGLADWFAVTALFRHPMGLPIPHTALLPKNRKRMTKGLVTTLENDWLTKESITSKLKELQLTQMVLQIAERELQSETVKKGFVTIIEKAIRQMNTEKLAVIVEKELKTYLHTIDTGNILQILMDQLVRQEYDEKALDYMLAKAKEWTAQDEARYQLGSLGMKAMENIKVDGFLQFTLKSFLNIVDEEKIGNILQKFVISNIHSLQNPHNRTRQLIIMKMREEFVQVKENEAVLQELQKWKETWIANWNAAEKIKELLDQVQERAVTFIKKEEFTDQYLLPFMMKQLNKIKEDAEVVQKMENWLQKQIVKLVENNHSKIGQLVQENLDKLDDQTLITMIEKNVGKDLQWIRVNGAVCGFVIGLVIEGVKAFV from the coding sequence ATGTCATTACAATCAAAATATATAGCAGGAATTTCTCTTGGTGTGATGGGAATTGGATTTGTTGCTACTATTCCGTTTCAACATGTAGTAGCAGGAGAAATTATGCAAGGTGGTTTTGAAGCAGGGTTAGTAGGGGGACTCGCTGACTGGTTTGCGGTTACCGCTTTATTTCGTCATCCGATGGGACTTCCTATTCCGCATACAGCGCTTTTACCGAAAAATCGCAAACGTATGACAAAAGGTCTTGTTACAACATTAGAAAATGATTGGCTGACAAAGGAAAGTATTACAAGCAAACTGAAAGAGTTGCAGTTAACACAAATGGTACTACAAATTGCAGAAAGAGAACTGCAATCAGAAACGGTCAAAAAAGGATTTGTTACGATTATTGAAAAAGCGATTCGGCAAATGAATACAGAAAAACTTGCTGTTATTGTAGAAAAAGAATTAAAAACATACTTGCATACAATCGATACAGGAAATATACTGCAAATTTTAATGGATCAACTCGTAAGGCAAGAATATGATGAGAAGGCGCTTGATTATATGTTAGCGAAAGCAAAGGAATGGACCGCGCAAGATGAAGCGCGGTATCAGCTTGGAAGCTTAGGGATGAAAGCGATGGAAAATATAAAAGTAGATGGCTTTTTGCAGTTCACATTAAAGTCATTTCTGAACATTGTCGATGAAGAAAAAATCGGAAATATATTGCAGAAATTTGTCATAAGTAACATTCATAGTTTGCAAAATCCTCATAATCGTACGAGACAGCTTATCATAATGAAAATGCGTGAGGAGTTCGTTCAAGTAAAAGAAAATGAAGCAGTATTACAGGAGTTACAAAAATGGAAAGAAACGTGGATTGCGAACTGGAATGCAGCTGAAAAAATAAAAGAACTATTAGACCAAGTACAAGAAAGAGCAGTAACTTTTATTAAAAAAGAAGAATTTACAGATCAGTATTTGTTGCCGTTTATGATGAAGCAGCTCAATAAAATAAAAGAAGATGCAGAAGTAGTGCAAAAAATGGAGAATTGGTTGCAAAAGCAAATTGTGAAACTTGTGGAAAACAATCATTCAAAAATTGGACAACTTGTGCAAGAGAACTTAGACAAATTAGATGATCAAACACTTATTACAATGATTGAGAAAAATGTAGGGAAAGATTTGCAATGGATTCGTGTCAATGGTGCTGTATGTGGCTTTGTAATTGGACTTGTGATAGAAGGGGTCAAAGCTTTCGTATAA
- a CDS encoding DUF2087 domain-containing protein, which yields MSDISEKFWDASIEELKKGYVFEEETETYICLACGESFRKGVIYQEQQVLYESEKFVQVHIQNEHISMFDYLLHLDKKYTGLTDLQKKMVQFFYMGYSDKEIVKELDGGSTSTIRNHRFTLREKMKQARVFLALMELSEEKENVPSKFVPIHRTATMVDDRYNITEEENDEILKMHFTEGLDGPLAKFPKKQKRKLIILRHLIKKFNRNKKYTEKEVNEILKGVYSDFVTLRRYLIEYGFLDRTDDGSQYWVKL from the coding sequence ATGAGTGATATTTCAGAGAAATTTTGGGATGCTTCGATTGAAGAATTAAAGAAAGGATATGTGTTTGAGGAAGAAACAGAAACCTATATTTGTTTAGCGTGTGGAGAGTCCTTTAGAAAAGGAGTTATTTACCAGGAACAGCAAGTTTTATATGAATCGGAAAAGTTTGTACAAGTACACATTCAAAATGAGCATATATCTATGTTCGATTATTTATTGCATCTTGATAAAAAGTATACAGGCTTAACAGATTTACAAAAGAAGATGGTTCAATTTTTTTATATGGGATATAGCGATAAAGAAATTGTGAAAGAGCTGGATGGGGGAAGTACATCGACGATTCGTAATCATCGCTTTACATTGCGTGAGAAAATGAAGCAAGCAAGAGTGTTTTTAGCGTTAATGGAACTGTCTGAAGAAAAGGAAAACGTGCCATCTAAATTTGTACCCATTCATAGAACTGCTACGATGGTGGACGATCGTTACAATATTACCGAAGAAGAAAATGATGAAATATTAAAAATGCATTTTACGGAAGGATTAGATGGTCCGCTTGCTAAATTTCCAAAAAAACAAAAAAGGAAATTAATTATATTGCGTCATTTAATAAAGAAATTTAATCGTAACAAAAAGTATACCGAAAAAGAAGTGAATGAAATTTTGAAAGGTGTATATTCCGATTTTGTAACGTTAAGAAGGTATTTAATCGAATATGGTTTTCTTGATCGGACTGATGATGGAAGCCAATATTGGGTGAAGTTATAA
- a CDS encoding LysE family transporter translates to MEYTFRLGVHIKEMRGTVISVLFSYVLLGGSLSAPVGPINVAQINKGIKNGFLSAWLVGVGAMLADVMMMFLIYFGVSTYLTTSIAKLMIWVFGFFTLLYLGYESIRDASKQVDSIENEEKEHPMKSFAAGFFIAISNPLNIVFWIGIYGAVLTSAIGTVGKEKALLYSIMIFVGIMIWDLFMATTIHFGRKFVNNRIMKWISLAAGIILVGFGMYFGYEAVQGVQKLM, encoded by the coding sequence ATGGAATATACATTTCGTTTAGGAGTACATATAAAGGAGATGAGAGGAACCGTGATTAGCGTTCTTTTTAGTTACGTATTGCTTGGGGGTTCTTTATCAGCACCAGTTGGTCCTATCAATGTTGCGCAAATAAATAAGGGAATAAAAAACGGATTTTTAAGCGCATGGCTTGTAGGGGTAGGTGCGATGTTAGCTGATGTTATGATGATGTTTCTTATTTATTTTGGTGTCTCTACGTATTTAACAACATCTATTGCCAAATTAATGATTTGGGTATTCGGTTTTTTTACACTCTTGTATCTCGGTTATGAAAGTATAAGAGATGCTTCTAAGCAGGTTGACAGTATAGAAAACGAGGAAAAAGAACATCCGATGAAATCATTTGCCGCTGGTTTTTTCATTGCAATTTCTAATCCGCTTAATATTGTATTTTGGATTGGAATCTACGGTGCAGTTTTAACAAGTGCGATTGGTACTGTAGGTAAGGAAAAAGCTTTGCTATACAGCATTATGATATTTGTCGGGATTATGATTTGGGACTTATTTATGGCAACGACGATTCACTTCGGTAGAAAATTTGTTAATAATCGTATCATGAAATGGATTTCTCTTGCAGCAGGAATCATATTAGTTGGATTTGGTATGTATTTTGGATATGAAGCTGTTCAAGGAGTTCAAAAACTCATGTAG
- a CDS encoding DUF3934 domain-containing protein: MSKTKAKPKKGVGQGTGSKGWNRWQSSARKKKIAKPYKNKSKGTNK; the protein is encoded by the coding sequence GTGAGTAAAACGAAAGCGAAACCGAAAAAAGGTGTAGGACAAGGTACAGGAAGCAAAGGATGGAACCGTTGGCAATCAAGCGCAAGAAAAAAGAAAATTGCAAAGCCATATAAAAATAAAAGTAAAGGGACTAACAAATAA
- a CDS encoding MATE family efflux transporter, translating into MKESVESQNQDMKEKPIWKSMSMFLVPLLLSNVLQSVGQLFGMVVVGRWLGEHDLAAISAFFPLFFLLVSFVIGIGSGSSILIGQAYGAKNEERLKAIVGTTLTFTFIIGVILAIVGSIFAMDIMRFMGTPANIIDTSVHYARILFISMPVLFLYFAYTTFMRGTGDSKTPFYFLIVSTALNTILLPVLVFGWLGLPKLDVYGAAYASVISTIITFVVMLMYLKKKNHPLQLDKTVRKYLRMDWELLKLLLRLGIPASINMILVSLSEIAVIAFVNRFGSDATAAYGVVNQVASYVQMPAVSLGITVSIFAAQSIGANQFGRLQKVVRAGIIMNYVIGGVLIALIYLFAREILSLFLTSSSTIDIAHSLVMITLWSYLIFGHAQIIGATMRASGTVLWPTIIGVVSIWLVEVPVAYVLSYHTDLGIEGIWIGYPAAFIVSLLLQYGYYRFVWKKKRITRLVS; encoded by the coding sequence ATGAAAGAAAGTGTAGAATCACAAAATCAAGACATGAAGGAAAAACCAATATGGAAATCGATGTCCATGTTTTTAGTTCCTCTACTGTTAAGTAATGTTTTACAATCAGTTGGACAATTATTTGGTATGGTAGTTGTAGGACGCTGGCTTGGTGAACATGATTTAGCCGCTATTTCAGCGTTCTTTCCACTCTTTTTCTTACTTGTTTCATTTGTAATTGGAATTGGATCTGGTAGTTCCATTTTAATTGGTCAAGCGTATGGGGCTAAAAATGAAGAGCGTTTAAAAGCAATTGTTGGGACAACATTAACGTTTACATTTATTATAGGGGTTATTTTAGCGATTGTTGGAAGTATATTTGCAATGGATATTATGCGCTTTATGGGTACGCCAGCCAATATTATTGATACGAGTGTGCATTATGCACGGATTTTATTTATTTCGATGCCAGTTTTATTTTTATATTTTGCTTATACAACGTTTATGCGCGGAACAGGGGATTCAAAAACGCCATTTTATTTCTTAATTGTCAGTACAGCTTTAAACACGATTTTATTACCGGTTTTAGTATTTGGCTGGCTCGGACTTCCGAAGCTTGATGTGTATGGGGCAGCTTATGCGTCTGTTATTTCAACGATCATCACGTTTGTTGTAATGCTTATGTACTTAAAGAAGAAAAACCATCCATTACAGTTAGATAAGACGGTACGAAAATACCTTCGCATGGATTGGGAGCTGCTCAAATTATTGCTGCGTCTTGGTATTCCAGCAAGTATTAATATGATTTTAGTTTCTTTATCTGAGATTGCGGTTATTGCATTTGTCAATCGCTTTGGTTCGGATGCAACTGCGGCATACGGAGTTGTGAATCAAGTAGCAAGCTATGTACAAATGCCAGCAGTTAGTCTTGGAATTACTGTTTCCATCTTTGCTGCACAATCAATTGGTGCGAATCAGTTTGGACGATTACAAAAAGTCGTTCGAGCTGGTATTATTATGAATTATGTCATTGGGGGCGTCTTAATTGCTCTTATTTACTTATTCGCAAGAGAAATTTTATCGCTATTTTTAACAAGCTCAAGTACAATTGATATTGCGCATAGTTTAGTAATGATTACGTTATGGAGCTATTTAATTTTTGGACATGCGCAAATTATTGGTGCTACTATGCGTGCAAGTGGAACAGTACTTTGGCCGACGATTATCGGTGTCGTATCGATTTGGCTTGTAGAGGTTCCTGTTGCCTATGTATTATCGTACCATACTGACCTTGGCATAGAAGGAATATGGATTGGCTATCCAGCTGCCTTTATTGTGAGCTTGCTTTTACAATATGGCTATTATCGATTTGTATGGAAGAAAAAACGAATTACACGACTTGTGAGTTAG
- a CDS encoding peptidase E — MRLTVIGGGDLQNGNHLPINERLVELTYKQSPNVLFIPTASHDDENYIESFFNVFGKQLNCEIHVLRTLNRTPSKKEQDALIHAADLIYLGGGNYIHMMECWKTYEIDKSLQLALQKETLIAGVSAGAMCWFTSSIRSNEERNDYAEALGWGIINKRFCPHYHQPDRAIAFHSLLQRYEGNIEGIALEDDCAIYITENSFEIIGKPEKAWEFYTSNGELSRQHLDVTLKSYL; from the coding sequence GTGAGATTAACAGTAATTGGTGGCGGTGATTTACAAAATGGAAATCACCTTCCTATTAACGAAAGGCTTGTAGAACTAACGTATAAACAGTCTCCAAACGTATTATTCATTCCAACAGCGAGTCATGACGATGAAAATTATATTGAATCATTTTTCAATGTCTTTGGAAAACAATTAAACTGTGAGATTCATGTTTTACGCACATTAAATAGGACACCGAGCAAAAAGGAACAGGACGCTCTCATTCATGCTGCAGATCTCATTTATCTTGGCGGCGGAAACTACATCCATATGATGGAATGTTGGAAAACATATGAAATAGATAAAAGTTTACAGCTTGCATTACAAAAGGAAACATTAATTGCAGGAGTTAGCGCTGGCGCTATGTGTTGGTTTACTTCTAGCATTCGTTCAAATGAGGAACGAAATGATTATGCGGAAGCACTTGGATGGGGAATCATCAACAAAAGATTTTGTCCGCATTATCATCAACCAGACCGGGCCATCGCCTTTCACTCACTTTTACAACGTTATGAAGGAAATATAGAAGGTATTGCTTTAGAAGATGATTGTGCCATTTACATTACTGAAAATTCATTTGAGATTATTGGAAAACCAGAAAAAGCTTGGGAATTTTACACGAGTAATGGAGAGCTGAGTAGGCAGCATCTTGACGTTACATTAAAAAGTTATTTATAA